In Parasegetibacter sp. NRK P23, a single genomic region encodes these proteins:
- a CDS encoding ribulokinase → MASSNYVIGVDYGTDSVRSVIVDAASGKEMAASVFYYPRWKKGLYCDPRSNRFRQHPLDYVEGLETSIRQCVETVGKEVAANIRAISIDTTGSTPIAVNADGVPLALTPGFEENPNAMFVLWKDHTSVDEAAEINAHAEKFDTNYIQFIGGIYSSEWFWAKWLHILRGDKAVREACQSWVEHCDWIPFLLTGGKGVENIRRGVCSAGHKALWAEAWGGLPPEEFFATLDPLLAGRRDQLFTEVYDSAQEAGTISAEWAAKLGVPADVKVGIGAFDCHMGAVGGQIEPYYLSKVMGTSTCDMLVAPVDEVGDTLVKGICGQVNGSIIPGMIGMEAGQSAFGDAYAWFRNVLAWPVKELVGKSSLIDADTADKLVNEAVDKIIPMLAQKAAEISPDESTELAVDWLNGRRTPDASQLLEGAFAGLNLGTDAPRMFRALVEATCFGAKAIVDRFIQEGIPVKGLIGMGGVARKSPFIMQMMADVMNMPIKIHRSEQTCAIGAAMFAATVAGLYPKVEDAMNAMGQGFDAEYHPDPARVAIYKEKYNLYLRFGKQVETLFPAEQPALQPV, encoded by the coding sequence ATGGCTTCTTCAAATTATGTGATCGGAGTGGATTATGGTACCGACTCCGTTAGAAGTGTGATCGTGGATGCCGCCTCCGGCAAAGAGATGGCAGCTTCCGTGTTCTATTACCCCCGTTGGAAGAAAGGTCTTTATTGTGATCCCCGCAGCAACAGGTTCAGGCAGCACCCGCTGGATTATGTGGAAGGACTGGAAACCAGTATCCGCCAGTGTGTTGAAACCGTGGGCAAAGAGGTGGCCGCGAATATCCGTGCCATTTCCATTGATACCACCGGTTCCACGCCCATTGCCGTGAATGCCGATGGTGTGCCCCTGGCGCTGACCCCCGGTTTTGAAGAGAATCCCAACGCGATGTTCGTGTTGTGGAAGGACCATACTTCCGTAGATGAGGCGGCCGAGATCAATGCGCACGCCGAAAAATTCGATACCAATTACATCCAGTTTATAGGAGGAATTTATTCTTCAGAATGGTTCTGGGCCAAATGGCTGCACATCCTCCGGGGAGATAAAGCCGTTCGTGAAGCCTGCCAGTCGTGGGTGGAACATTGCGATTGGATTCCCTTCCTGCTTACCGGAGGTAAGGGGGTTGAAAATATCCGTCGAGGGGTATGTTCCGCAGGACATAAAGCATTGTGGGCCGAAGCCTGGGGCGGACTTCCGCCAGAGGAATTCTTCGCTACACTTGATCCACTGCTGGCCGGAAGAAGGGACCAGTTGTTCACCGAGGTGTACGATTCCGCGCAGGAAGCGGGCACCATCAGCGCTGAATGGGCCGCTAAACTGGGCGTTCCTGCTGATGTAAAAGTCGGTATCGGCGCCTTCGATTGCCATATGGGCGCAGTGGGCGGACAAATAGAACCTTATTACCTCAGTAAAGTGATGGGTACCTCCACCTGCGATATGCTGGTGGCGCCCGTTGATGAAGTGGGCGATACACTTGTAAAAGGCATCTGCGGTCAGGTGAATGGCTCCATTATCCCCGGAATGATCGGGATGGAAGCCGGGCAATCCGCTTTCGGGGACGCTTACGCCTGGTTCAGGAACGTACTCGCCTGGCCCGTAAAGGAACTGGTAGGAAAATCTTCCCTGATAGATGCCGATACCGCTGATAAATTAGTGAATGAAGCCGTAGATAAGATCATTCCCATGCTGGCGCAGAAAGCCGCTGAAATTAGTCCGGATGAATCGACCGAACTGGCCGTGGATTGGTTGAATGGAAGAAGAACACCCGATGCGAGCCAGTTGCTGGAAGGCGCTTTCGCCGGACTCAACCTGGGAACCGATGCACCGAGAATGTTCCGCGCATTGGTGGAAGCCACCTGCTTCGGCGCTAAAGCCATCGTAGATCGTTTCATACAGGAAGGTATTCCTGTAAAAGGATTGATCGGAATGGGCGGCGTGGCCCGCAAATCGCCTTTCATCATGCAGATGATGGCCGATGTGATGAACATGCCCATCAAGATTCACCGTTCCGAACAAACCTGTGCCATCGGCGCGGCCATGTTCGCCGCCACTGTGGCTGGTCTGTACCCCAAAGTGGAAGACGCCATGAACGCGATGGGGCAGGGCTTCGACGCGGAATACCATCCCGATCCCGCACGCGTGGCCATCTACAAAGAAAAATACAATCTTTACCTCCGCTTCGGCAAACAGGTGGAAACACTTTTTCCAGCTGAACAACCTGCCCTTCAACCCGTATGA
- a CDS encoding glycoside hydrolase family 97 protein: protein MNKPIFFFLFLFASLRVLAAPPVVLSSPDRKIAARIFLNEAGSALYEISYLGKQVLYPSALGLKREDGDFMDGLTMEPVGNELTITDKYNLLHGKKKNVTYTAKERTIRLRNKAGKTLDVVFRTSNDGVAFKYMLLGNDPVIRKIEKEYTAFAFDTATRAWIQPVAVAKSGWEATNPSYEEYYEQNIQAGKESPTQSGWVYPALFRTGNAWVLITEAGMDGNYCATRLVSDGKSPVYQIGFPDPREVIFGKALVPTSTLPQVSPWRIITIGSLKTITESTLGTDLAAPQKENIPTDWIKPGKASWSWIISKDDSIVYNEQVRYIDLAHQMKWPYCLIDVNWDRNIGYDKMKELSRYAASKNVGLILWYNSAGDWNTVKYTPKNKLLTKEARDAEFAQLHEMGIKGVKIDFFGGDGQSVIQYYIDILESAAKHQLLVNFHGATLPRGWYRTYPHLMTAEAVLGFEMVTFTQNGADKQANHCAMLPFTRNVFDPMDFTPVNLTSYPGSSKRRTSAGFELALSVLFESGIQHYAESPGGMNSVPAYVRAFLTNLPFTWEDIRFIDGFPGEYIVLARKAGTRWYFAAINGTASPKKITIDPKQFGAKGAYVIADGAEAGGFRESNVAGAITVELAPAGGVTGYFR, encoded by the coding sequence ATGAATAAGCCCATCTTCTTTTTCCTGTTCCTGTTTGCATCCCTCCGCGTGCTGGCTGCACCTCCGGTTGTATTGAGCAGTCCCGACCGCAAAATAGCCGCGCGTATTTTTTTGAATGAGGCCGGCAGCGCTTTGTATGAGATTTCTTACCTCGGAAAGCAGGTGCTGTATCCTTCGGCGCTTGGACTGAAAAGAGAAGATGGCGATTTTATGGATGGGCTCACGATGGAGCCTGTTGGCAATGAGTTGACCATTACGGACAAGTACAACTTGTTGCACGGCAAAAAAAAGAACGTTACCTATACTGCGAAGGAAAGAACCATCCGCCTGCGTAATAAAGCGGGCAAAACACTGGATGTGGTGTTCCGTACTTCCAACGATGGCGTGGCCTTCAAATACATGCTCCTGGGCAACGATCCCGTGATCCGCAAAATTGAAAAGGAGTATACCGCCTTCGCTTTCGATACAGCCACACGCGCCTGGATACAACCGGTGGCGGTGGCCAAATCAGGATGGGAAGCCACCAACCCGTCTTACGAAGAGTATTACGAACAAAACATACAGGCAGGGAAGGAGTCGCCCACCCAATCCGGGTGGGTGTATCCTGCCCTTTTCAGGACCGGAAACGCCTGGGTCTTAATTACCGAAGCGGGCATGGATGGCAACTACTGCGCCACCCGTTTGGTGAGTGATGGGAAATCCCCCGTTTACCAGATCGGCTTCCCCGACCCGAGAGAAGTGATCTTCGGGAAAGCCCTCGTGCCCACTTCAACCCTGCCCCAGGTTTCACCCTGGCGCATCATCACCATCGGTTCGCTCAAAACCATCACCGAATCTACGCTGGGTACCGACCTTGCCGCTCCGCAGAAAGAAAACATTCCAACTGATTGGATAAAGCCCGGAAAAGCCTCCTGGAGCTGGATCATCAGCAAAGATGATTCCATCGTATACAACGAACAGGTGCGCTACATCGATCTCGCCCACCAGATGAAATGGCCCTATTGCCTGATAGACGTGAACTGGGACCGGAACATCGGATACGATAAAATGAAGGAACTGTCGCGCTACGCCGCTTCAAAAAACGTAGGCCTTATTTTATGGTACAACTCCGCCGGAGATTGGAACACCGTGAAATATACGCCGAAGAACAAGTTGCTCACCAAAGAAGCCCGCGACGCCGAATTCGCCCAGCTTCATGAAATGGGCATCAAAGGGGTAAAAATAGATTTCTTCGGCGGCGATGGACAAAGTGTGATCCAGTATTACATCGATATCCTGGAATCCGCGGCAAAACACCAACTGCTCGTGAACTTCCACGGCGCCACGCTGCCCCGCGGCTGGTACCGCACCTACCCCCACCTCATGACCGCCGAAGCGGTCCTGGGCTTCGAAATGGTGACCTTCACACAAAACGGAGCCGATAAACAGGCCAACCATTGCGCCATGCTGCCCTTCACCCGCAATGTGTTTGATCCAATGGACTTCACGCCCGTGAACCTCACTTCTTATCCTGGTTCCTCCAAACGGAGGACGAGTGCAGGCTTCGAGCTGGCGCTCTCCGTGCTTTTCGAATCCGGCATCCAGCATTACGCGGAATCTCCCGGAGGCATGAACAGCGTTCCCGCGTATGTCCGTGCTTTCCTCACCAACCTTCCCTTCACCTGGGAAGACATCCGTTTCATCGACGGGTTTCCGGGTGAATACATAGTACTCGCCCGCAAAGCCGGTACCCGCTGGTATTTCGCGGCCATCAACGGCACTGCTTCTCCCAAAAAAATCACCATCGATCCGAAGCAGTTCGGGGCGAAAGGGGCTTATGTGATTGCCGATGGGGCCGAGGCGGGTGGTTTCAGGGAAAGCAATGTGGCGGGGGCTATAACGGTTGAGCTGGCGCCCGCTGGGGGTGTTACGGGGTATTTCAGGTAA
- a CDS encoding aldose epimerase family protein — MRKLFAGAALLALGTSLFTASCGNAPETPGADSALVNTAAKSSVTVADWGEADGKKVSLYTLTNGVGTQVKITNYGGVVTAWNVADKNGNSGNIVLGFDSLSGYLAKPPYFGAIIGRYGNRIAKGQFQLDGQTYKLATNDGPNHLHGGNKGYDKVVWDVAPYADSVSALTLSYISQDGEEGYPGNLKISVTYTLTNDNELKIDYSAETDKATPVNLTNHSYFNLTGNVENTILDHQLWVDADKYTPVDKTLIPTGELAPVSGTPFDFKKAEKIGARIANVPGGYDHNFVLNKKEGLALVAWLSDSTSGRKLEVYTTEPGLQFYSGNFLDGKIKTSDGKAINKHTALCLETQHYPDSPNQPAFPSTILKPGEKYSTSTIYKIVVAK; from the coding sequence ATGCGTAAATTGTTTGCCGGCGCAGCCCTGCTTGCTTTAGGTACATCATTGTTCACGGCTTCCTGCGGGAATGCTCCCGAAACACCGGGTGCAGATTCAGCCCTCGTTAACACCGCGGCTAAAAGTTCCGTAACCGTAGCCGATTGGGGCGAAGCCGATGGTAAAAAAGTTTCCCTCTACACCTTGACTAACGGTGTGGGCACCCAGGTGAAGATCACCAACTATGGCGGCGTGGTAACGGCCTGGAACGTAGCCGATAAAAATGGCAATTCCGGCAATATCGTATTGGGCTTCGACAGCCTTTCCGGTTATCTGGCCAAACCACCTTATTTCGGTGCCATCATCGGCAGGTATGGCAACAGGATCGCGAAAGGTCAGTTCCAACTGGATGGTCAAACCTACAAACTGGCCACCAACGATGGTCCTAATCACCTGCATGGCGGCAATAAAGGTTACGACAAAGTGGTATGGGATGTGGCGCCTTATGCGGATTCCGTTTCCGCACTCACGCTCTCTTATATAAGTCAGGACGGGGAAGAAGGCTATCCCGGTAACCTCAAAATATCCGTTACCTACACGCTTACTAACGACAACGAACTGAAAATCGACTATTCCGCTGAAACCGATAAGGCCACGCCTGTTAACCTGACCAACCACAGTTATTTTAACCTGACGGGCAACGTGGAAAACACCATCCTTGACCATCAGCTCTGGGTTGATGCCGATAAATATACTCCGGTAGATAAAACACTGATCCCAACCGGTGAACTGGCTCCTGTATCCGGTACCCCTTTCGATTTCAAAAAAGCGGAAAAGATCGGCGCCCGCATCGCGAATGTGCCTGGGGGGTACGACCATAACTTTGTGCTGAATAAAAAAGAGGGGTTGGCCCTGGTAGCCTGGCTGAGCGATTCCACTTCCGGCCGCAAACTTGAAGTGTACACCACCGAACCCGGACTGCAATTCTATTCCGGCAACTTCCTGGACGGCAAAATCAAAACTTCAGATGGAAAGGCCATCAATAAGCATACGGCCCTTTGCCTGGAAACGCAACATTATCCTGATTCTCCCAACCAGCCTGCTTTCCCCTCCACTATCCTGAAGCCGGGAGAGAAATACAGCACTTCGACTATCTATAAAATTGTAGTGGCGAAATAA
- a CDS encoding arabinan endo-1,5-alpha-L-arabinosidase, with protein sequence MRKIMVLLVLLFGAGRVSAQPDPAISVHDPVMIQENGTYYIFCTGRGISVFSSKDMKTWSREKPVFNTPPQWAVEAVPGYSGHTWAPDISFHNGWYYLYYSVSAFGKNTSCIGMAVNKTLDPSSPDFKWIDKGKVIQSVPGRDLWNAIDPNLQLDDKGAPWLVFGSFWDGMKLVKLDSTFSKPAVPEKWVTVARRSRNGFINDTLAGNAAIEAPFLFRKGKYYYLFVSFDYCCRGEKSTYKMMVGRSENIEGPYFDKEKKRMDEGGGSLVLEGNKRWNGVGHNAVCSFDGKEYLVFHAYDGKDNGRSKLKIMPLTWDENGWPVTEQLDQ encoded by the coding sequence ATGCGGAAAATAATGGTATTGCTGGTGTTGCTATTTGGAGCGGGGCGTGTTTCGGCGCAGCCTGATCCGGCAATTTCAGTGCATGATCCCGTAATGATACAGGAGAATGGTACTTATTATATTTTTTGTACCGGAAGGGGGATATCGGTGTTCTCTTCAAAAGACATGAAAACATGGAGCCGGGAAAAGCCTGTGTTCAACACGCCACCGCAGTGGGCCGTGGAAGCGGTGCCGGGGTACAGTGGACATACCTGGGCACCCGATATCAGCTTTCATAACGGATGGTATTACCTGTATTATTCCGTATCGGCCTTCGGGAAAAACACCAGTTGTATCGGAATGGCCGTAAACAAAACACTGGACCCATCCTCCCCTGATTTCAAATGGATCGATAAAGGAAAAGTAATTCAATCCGTTCCCGGACGGGATCTCTGGAACGCAATCGATCCCAACCTGCAACTGGATGACAAAGGTGCGCCCTGGCTGGTATTCGGTTCTTTCTGGGATGGCATGAAACTCGTAAAACTGGATTCAACCTTTTCGAAGCCCGCTGTTCCTGAAAAATGGGTAACCGTGGCCAGGCGGAGCAGGAATGGATTTATAAACGATACACTCGCAGGAAACGCCGCCATTGAAGCGCCTTTTCTGTTCCGGAAGGGGAAATATTACTATCTTTTCGTTTCCTTTGACTACTGTTGCCGGGGAGAAAAAAGCACCTATAAGATGATGGTGGGCAGGAGTGAAAATATTGAAGGTCCTTATTTTGACAAAGAAAAAAAGCGGATGGACGAAGGAGGCGGAAGCCTGGTGCTGGAAGGAAACAAACGCTGGAATGGCGTGGGGCACAACGCGGTGTGCAGCTTCGATGGAAAGGAGTATCTCGTGTTCCACGCGTATGATGGAAAAGACAACGGGCGTTCCAAACTGAAGATCATGCCGCTCACCTGGGATGAAAACGGATGGCCCGTTACTGAACAACTGGATCAATAA
- a CDS encoding alpha-L-arabinofuranosidase C-terminal domain-containing protein — translation MKQKIKLLGLLAGLCSGQYVSAQLKVNVKNHVAEVSPVMWGVFFEDINMGADGGIYAELVKNRSFEFYKPLMGWTIQQKHFREGTVIVQNRQEKESANPRYIQVLLNNTSKGELGLTNEGFRGMGVKKDVRYDFSLQYRTENSGIKLHVELVDEAGKTLGGETIELTPTNGKWTKKKGGGFVAGGTAMKGKLNIWLEGNGKVDMDMLSLFPSDTWKGRPGGMRADMIQMLADMKPGFIRFPGGCIVEGHDLSVRYQWKKTIGPVEERQLIVNRWNTEFAHRPTPDYYQTFGLGFFEYFQIAEDIGAEPLPILNCGMACQFNTAEVVPMDELGPYVQDALDLIEFANGDTNTPWGKKRAEMGHPAPFNLKMIGIGNENWGPQYLERLAVFQKAIKAKYPEIKIVGSSGTDPDGDRFNLLDTAMRRMKVDIIDEHYYRRPEWFLQNASRYDKYDRNGPKIFAGEYAAQSDKTVSVKNENNWQTALAEAAFLTGLERNAGVIHMASYAPLFAHIDGWQWRPDMIWVDNLRIHGTPNYYVQKLYSTNKGTHTLSIAGNNGVPAGQDSLYASAVLDRPNKEVIVKLVNASGSAKEELVQLDGATPAGKTGTVVVMKNELSTVNTLDNPEAVVPSAGTLPVKGNKISITLPPYSLTVVKIPVK, via the coding sequence ATGAAGCAAAAAATAAAATTGCTGGGATTACTGGCCGGACTTTGTTCCGGTCAGTATGTTTCAGCGCAGCTGAAAGTGAATGTAAAGAACCACGTGGCGGAAGTGAGTCCGGTAATGTGGGGTGTTTTCTTTGAAGACATCAACATGGGTGCCGATGGTGGTATTTACGCGGAACTGGTGAAGAACCGTTCCTTCGAGTTCTACAAACCATTAATGGGGTGGACCATTCAGCAAAAACATTTCCGTGAAGGAACAGTGATTGTTCAGAACCGGCAGGAAAAAGAATCGGCCAACCCCAGGTATATCCAGGTGCTGCTGAACAATACTTCAAAAGGTGAACTTGGCTTAACGAACGAAGGATTCCGCGGAATGGGCGTGAAGAAAGATGTGCGCTACGATTTTTCACTGCAATACCGAACAGAAAACAGCGGTATAAAACTGCACGTGGAACTCGTGGATGAAGCGGGGAAAACACTTGGCGGTGAAACGATTGAACTCACGCCCACCAACGGGAAATGGACCAAAAAGAAGGGGGGTGGATTTGTTGCCGGTGGAACGGCGATGAAAGGTAAACTGAACATCTGGCTGGAAGGGAATGGTAAGGTGGATATGGATATGCTTTCTCTTTTTCCATCGGATACCTGGAAAGGCCGTCCCGGGGGCATGCGCGCGGATATGATCCAGATGCTGGCCGATATGAAACCCGGGTTCATCCGTTTTCCCGGCGGTTGTATCGTGGAAGGGCACGACCTTTCCGTAAGATACCAATGGAAAAAAACAATAGGCCCCGTTGAGGAAAGACAACTGATCGTGAACAGGTGGAACACGGAATTTGCACACCGTCCAACACCGGATTACTACCAGACCTTCGGTCTCGGTTTCTTCGAATACTTCCAGATCGCCGAAGATATTGGCGCGGAACCCCTGCCCATCCTGAACTGCGGCATGGCCTGCCAGTTCAATACTGCTGAAGTGGTACCGATGGATGAGCTTGGTCCCTATGTACAGGACGCGCTCGACCTGATTGAGTTCGCCAATGGCGATACAAACACGCCATGGGGAAAGAAACGTGCTGAAATGGGACATCCCGCACCGTTTAACCTCAAGATGATCGGCATCGGAAACGAAAACTGGGGACCGCAGTACCTGGAACGTCTCGCTGTTTTTCAAAAGGCCATCAAAGCAAAATACCCTGAGATCAAAATTGTTGGCAGCTCTGGTACCGATCCCGACGGGGATCGCTTCAACCTTCTCGATACCGCTATGCGTCGCATGAAAGTGGACATCATCGATGAACACTATTACAGGAGACCCGAATGGTTCCTGCAGAATGCTTCCCGCTACGACAAATACGACCGGAACGGTCCCAAAATATTCGCAGGTGAATACGCGGCCCAGAGTGATAAAACCGTAAGTGTAAAGAACGAAAACAACTGGCAGACCGCGCTCGCTGAAGCGGCTTTCCTTACCGGGCTCGAACGGAACGCAGGCGTGATCCACATGGCATCCTACGCGCCGTTGTTCGCGCATATCGATGGCTGGCAATGGCGCCCGGATATGATCTGGGTCGATAACCTGCGCATTCACGGCACCCCCAATTACTACGTGCAGAAGCTGTATTCCACGAACAAAGGAACACATACGCTTTCGATTGCCGGGAATAATGGTGTGCCCGCTGGACAGGATAGCCTATATGCCTCCGCTGTATTGGATCGGCCCAATAAAGAAGTGATCGTGAAACTGGTAAATGCCTCGGGTAGCGCGAAGGAGGAACTCGTTCAGTTGGATGGCGCGACGCCTGCTGGAAAAACAGGAACGGTCGTGGTAATGAAAAATGAGCTTTCTACTGTAAATACACTCGATAACCCGGAAGCGGTTGTGCCTTCCGCGGGAACGTTGCCGGTAAAAGGAAATAAAATTTCCATAACATTGCCTCCTTATTCGCTGACTGTCGTTAAAATTCCGGTTAAATAA
- a CDS encoding alpha-N-arabinofuranosidase: MKRFLPFAVAAVCALPAFSQNAGVLQADSVKQQISKHIYGHFAEHLGRCVYDGFYVGEKNTTIPHVNGVRKDVIDALKKLKVPNLRWPGGCFADTYHWKDGIGPKESRPSIVNTWWGGVTEDNSFGTHDFLNMCQLLGAEPYLAGNIGSGTVQELIDWVQYVNFNGKSPMSDLRKQNGQDKPWNVKFWGVGNEAWGCGGNMRPEYYADLYRKYATFMTGWGDAQVFRIASGANGDDYNWTETLMKQIPLNMVNGVALHHYSVINWGKKGSATNFDDSMYFKTMQQAIFMDSLVARHSRIMDKYDPRKRVALVVDEWGGWYDVEPGTNPGFLYQQNTMRDAMIAGVTLNIFNNHSDRVRMANLAQTINVLQAVILTEKEKMLLTPTYHVMEMYNVHQDAKLLPLKIQSAAYEWKGQKLPAVSGSASKDSTGITHMSLVNIHPTQAQDITIDVQGGNYKNITGRVLASKSLQDYNSFDNPNKIKPAVFRDAVLRNGKLQVKLPPFSVVVLEMK, translated from the coding sequence ATGAAACGTTTTCTACCATTCGCCGTAGCGGCGGTTTGCGCGCTGCCGGCTTTCTCGCAGAATGCGGGTGTGCTCCAGGCCGATTCCGTGAAACAACAGATCAGCAAGCATATTTACGGGCATTTCGCCGAGCACCTGGGAAGATGTGTTTATGACGGTTTTTATGTGGGTGAAAAAAATACCACGATCCCGCACGTGAACGGCGTGAGAAAAGATGTGATTGACGCGCTCAAAAAATTGAAAGTGCCCAACCTGCGCTGGCCCGGCGGTTGCTTCGCGGATACCTACCACTGGAAAGATGGTATTGGTCCGAAAGAAAGTCGTCCTTCAATCGTGAATACCTGGTGGGGCGGTGTTACAGAAGACAATAGCTTCGGAACGCACGACTTCCTGAACATGTGCCAGTTGCTGGGCGCCGAGCCTTACCTGGCCGGGAACATAGGCAGTGGAACGGTACAGGAGCTGATAGACTGGGTGCAGTACGTGAACTTTAATGGAAAGAGCCCCATGTCGGACCTCAGGAAGCAAAACGGCCAGGATAAACCCTGGAACGTAAAGTTCTGGGGCGTTGGCAATGAAGCCTGGGGATGCGGTGGCAATATGCGCCCCGAATATTATGCCGACCTCTATCGTAAATACGCCACGTTCATGACCGGCTGGGGCGATGCCCAGGTGTTCCGCATCGCGTCCGGTGCGAACGGTGATGATTACAATTGGACGGAAACACTGATGAAGCAGATCCCGCTCAACATGGTGAATGGCGTGGCATTGCACCATTACTCCGTGATTAACTGGGGCAAAAAAGGTTCCGCCACCAATTTCGATGACAGCATGTATTTCAAAACCATGCAGCAGGCTATTTTCATGGATTCACTGGTTGCCCGCCACTCCCGCATCATGGACAAATATGATCCGCGCAAACGCGTAGCGCTGGTGGTGGACGAATGGGGCGGATGGTACGATGTGGAACCAGGCACCAACCCAGGTTTCCTTTACCAGCAGAATACCATGCGCGACGCCATGATCGCTGGTGTTACCCTGAATATCTTCAACAACCACAGCGACAGGGTGCGTATGGCCAACCTTGCGCAGACCATCAACGTATTGCAGGCGGTGATCCTTACAGAGAAAGAAAAAATGTTGCTCACGCCCACCTACCACGTGATGGAGATGTACAACGTGCACCAGGACGCGAAGCTGCTGCCACTTAAAATCCAATCTGCCGCTTACGAATGGAAAGGACAGAAACTGCCTGCCGTATCGGGTTCCGCCTCCAAAGATTCCACCGGCATTACACACATGTCTCTTGTAAATATCCACCCCACGCAGGCACAGGACATCACCATTGATGTGCAGGGTGGAAATTATAAGAATATAACAGGACGAGTACTGGCAAGCAAATCTTTACAGGATTACAATTCCTTCGATAACCCCAATAAAATCAAGCCCGCCGTATTCCGCGACGCGGTATTGCGCAACGGGAAACTACAGGTGAAGTTGCCGCCCTTCTCCGTGGTGGTGCTGGAAATGAAGTAA
- a CDS encoding DUF5723 family protein yields MKTWMAALAVAAALPAAAQDFPGYRAGNYTGVNGVFFNPANIADSRYRFDVNLFSLNTYVGNDKASFKLKDVFKNSFEFDTLKNQMFGPNAGASSGMANFTVHGPSVMVSIGEKTGIAFTTRVRAVTNIRDMDGKLVDKLTSDFENDPSLPYTIQSQENMQLAVHGWTEFGVSFARTLLQKEEHFLKGGFTAKYLAGAANMYLNIGNFNGTLVENNIADDVELMNTTGRIGMGFGGVNISDFDPEDLLEMKSTGFGGDIGFVYEWRPDAEKHTYGDKQLSRRDRNKYKLKVGVALLDIGKINYERDVQRSGDYDINITGPERLSLSELGDQELDEFKQYFNSRPQFFTPAATNNDAEYDVALPTSLQLDVDYSLSDKFYVHGGAQLSLAKTNNKPYNTAYYSGFTLTPRYEGRAFGAYLPLNYNALTEFNAGLSLRFGPLFVGSGSVLSALMGESKQADFHVGLRFGGLHKNKAKKYNKAKSKEEKKKEEKKSIEEKKEEGAASSIEG; encoded by the coding sequence ATGAAAACATGGATGGCCGCTCTGGCCGTTGCTGCCGCTTTACCTGCTGCTGCACAGGATTTTCCCGGATACCGGGCCGGTAATTACACCGGTGTGAACGGTGTTTTTTTCAACCCCGCCAATATCGCGGACAGCCGTTACCGTTTCGATGTAAATCTTTTTTCCCTGAACACGTATGTGGGGAACGATAAGGCTTCTTTCAAACTGAAAGATGTGTTCAAAAATTCTTTTGAGTTCGATACGCTCAAGAACCAGATGTTCGGGCCCAACGCGGGCGCTTCCAGCGGTATGGCGAACTTTACGGTGCATGGCCCCTCTGTGATGGTTTCCATCGGTGAAAAAACGGGTATCGCTTTCACCACCAGGGTGCGTGCGGTAACCAATATCCGGGATATGGATGGAAAGCTGGTAGATAAACTTACCTCCGATTTTGAGAACGATCCCTCTCTGCCCTACACGATCCAGTCACAGGAGAACATGCAGCTGGCCGTACACGGCTGGACGGAATTTGGCGTAAGCTTCGCACGAACGCTGCTTCAGAAGGAAGAACATTTCCTGAAAGGTGGTTTCACGGCCAAATACCTGGCCGGTGCCGCGAATATGTACCTGAATATCGGCAATTTTAATGGTACGCTCGTGGAGAACAATATCGCGGACGATGTGGAGCTGATGAACACTACGGGAAGGATAGGCATGGGCTTTGGCGGTGTGAACATCTCCGATTTTGATCCGGAGGACCTGCTGGAAATGAAAAGTACCGGCTTCGGCGGTGATATCGGATTTGTGTATGAATGGCGGCCGGATGCGGAAAAACATACTTACGGCGATAAACAACTGTCGCGCAGAGACAGAAACAAATACAAACTGAAAGTTGGCGTGGCCCTGTTGGATATTGGGAAAATCAATTACGAGCGGGATGTACAACGCAGCGGAGATTACGACATCAATATCACCGGGCCTGAAAGGCTTTCCCTCTCTGAACTGGGCGACCAGGAACTTGATGAGTTCAAACAATATTTCAATTCGCGCCCTCAGTTCTTTACTCCTGCTGCTACGAACAATGATGCTGAATATGATGTTGCATTGCCCACATCGCTGCAACTGGATGTGGATTATAGTCTTAGCGACAAGTTTTATGTACACGGTGGCGCACAGCTTTCCCTGGCGAAAACAAACAACAAGCCCTACAATACCGCTTATTACAGCGGGTTCACGCTCACCCCGCGTTATGAGGGCCGCGCTTTTGGCGCCTACCTGCCCCTGAACTATAATGCGCTCACGGAATTTAACGCGGGCCTTTCATTGCGGTTTGGTCCGCTGTTTGTTGGTTCCGGAAGCGTGTTGTCTGCACTGATGGGGGAGTCGAAGCAGGCCGATTTCCATGTTGGCCTCCGTTTCGGTGGCCTGCATAAGAACAAAGCGAAAAAATACAACAAAGCGAAAAGCAAAGAAGAGAAAAAGAAAGAAGAGAAGAAGTCAATAGAAGAAAAGAAAGAGGAAGGCGCGGCGAGTTCCATAGAAGGATAA